The Rhipicephalus sanguineus isolate Rsan-2018 chromosome 7, BIME_Rsan_1.4, whole genome shotgun sequence genome includes a window with the following:
- the LOC119398921 gene encoding sodium/iodide cotransporter-like, whose protein sequence is MSSEKSLDTADCVVFGVLTAVGYIVGIYFSFSRRRQKLASSDGDVPSADFEAFLGGQSLPSVALAVSVVASVANGMNVVGFVGHYYAYGFHALWILAGTAFATTFAVVVMIPLLYRLGVASIFQM, encoded by the exons ATGTCGTCGGAAAAAAGCCTCGACACCGCCGACTGCGTCGTCTTTGGTGTGCTCACCGCTGTAGGTTACATCGTCGGGATATACTTCTCATTTTCCCGCCGACGGCAGAAG CTGGCTTCCAGCGATGGTGATGTACCCAGCGCAGATTTCGAAGCATTCCTGGGTGGCCAGAGCCTCCCGTCCGTAGCTCTGGCCGTCTCCGTCGTGGCGTCCGTGGCGAACGGCATGAACGTGGTGGGATTCGTGGGTCACTACTACGCCTACGGTTTCCACGCGCTGTGGATTCTGGCGGGAACGGCCTTTGCGACCACGTTTGCGGTGGTTGTGATGATTCCGTTGCTCTACAGGCTCGGCGTGGCATCCATTTTTCAG ATGTAA